A part of Sander vitreus isolate 19-12246 chromosome 8, sanVit1, whole genome shotgun sequence genomic DNA contains:
- the arl2bp gene encoding ADP-ribosylation factor-like protein 2-binding protein, which produces MDIQERNVRGCGENIVEMVNMEEENFAISSSSAADSAFDAVIGSIEDIIMEEEFQQLQQSFMEKHYLEFEDSDENKLSYTLIFNEYVDLLEKHLEQQLMERIPAFNMNTFTELLMQHKEEVPGDIFDMLLTFTDFMAFKEMFLEYRAEKEGRGLDLSQGLVVTSLIPAGSKHIGSTQSQ; this is translated from the exons atgGACATCCAGGAACGAA ATGTGCGAGGCTGTGGAGAGAACATCGTAGAAATGGTTAACATGGAAGAAGAAAACTTTGCTATTTCAAG TTCCTCAGCAGCAGACTCAGCTTTTGATGCGGTTATTGGGAGCATAGAGGACATCATCATGG AGGAGGAGTTCCAGCAGCTTCAGCAGAGCTTCATGGAGAAACACTACCTGGAGTTTGAGGACTCTGATGAGAACAAGCTCAGTTACACACTTATCTTCAATGAGTAT GTTGACCTGCTGGAGAAACACCTGGAGCagcagctgatggagaggaTCCCCGCCTTCAACATGAACACTTTCACAGAGCTGCTAAT GCAACACAAAGAGGAAGTGCCAGGTGACATCTTTGACATGCTGCTGACGTTCACTGACTTCATGGCCTTTAAGGAGATGTTCCTGGAATACAGAGCT GAGAAGGAGGGCCGAGGTCTGGACCTGAGTCAAGGACTGGTGGTCACATCTCTGATCCCTGCAGGCTCCAAACACATCGGCTCCACTCAATCCCAGTGA